One Asticcacaulis sp. MM231 DNA segment encodes these proteins:
- a CDS encoding type II toxin-antitoxin system RelE/ParE family toxin → MSLKLEWRDTARRDLLAIIDYISDDNVDAAQRLKDEIEVKAAKLPSRPKLYRPGRVPGTREIVIRPNYLVVYSENARAVTILRILHAAQQWPPAEL, encoded by the coding sequence GTGTCGCTAAAGCTTGAATGGCGCGACACCGCCCGCCGGGACCTGCTGGCAATTATTGATTATATTTCGGATGACAACGTTGACGCCGCACAACGGCTCAAGGATGAAATCGAGGTTAAAGCAGCAAAACTGCCATCAAGGCCTAAACTTTATAGGCCCGGTCGTGTGCCTGGCACGCGTGAGATCGTCATTCGGCCGAATTATCTCGTGGTGTACAGTGAGAACGCCCGCGCCGTTACCATTCTTCGTATCTTGCACGCCGCACAGCAATGGCCTCCAGCGGAGCTTTAG
- a CDS encoding Fic family protein has protein sequence MIKTDTLTITPDILGLIAELDEFKGAWRALGTLAPERLLALRRVATIESIGSSTRIEGSKLSDKDVERLLSKLEIKSFETRDEQEVAGYAEVMEMIFQAWEDITLTENHIKQLHRDLLKYSEKDERHRGAYKTLSNSVAAFDENGQKIGIVFETATPFDTSRLMGELVEWTTATFETRQLHPLLVISIFIVVFLEIHPFQDGNGRLSRVLTTLLLLRAGYAYVPYSSLESVIEQSKEGYYLALRQTQGTIRTETPNWQPWLVFILRALQQQMKRLTKKVEREKIILSAVPELSVRILEHAREHGRVTIGEMARITGASRNTLKEHFRQLHDAGQTVLHGRGRGAWYSLR, from the coding sequence ATGATTAAAACCGACACATTGACGATTACGCCAGACATTCTCGGCCTGATTGCCGAACTTGATGAATTCAAGGGCGCTTGGCGTGCTTTGGGCACCTTAGCCCCCGAACGCTTGCTGGCCTTGCGCCGTGTCGCCACCATCGAGAGCATCGGCTCCTCCACCCGCATCGAAGGCAGCAAGCTATCCGATAAAGACGTGGAGCGCCTTCTATCCAAACTCGAGATTAAATCCTTCGAGACCCGCGATGAACAAGAAGTCGCAGGGTATGCCGAAGTGATGGAGATGATCTTTCAGGCATGGGAGGACATTACTCTCACTGAAAATCATATCAAACAGCTTCACCGCGACTTGCTCAAATACAGCGAGAAAGATGAGCGCCATCGCGGCGCGTATAAAACCCTGTCCAACAGTGTAGCCGCCTTTGATGAGAACGGCCAGAAAATCGGCATAGTCTTCGAAACCGCAACGCCGTTCGATACGTCACGCCTGATGGGCGAATTGGTCGAATGGACTACTGCCACCTTTGAGACCCGACAGCTTCACCCACTTCTGGTCATCAGCATTTTCATCGTTGTATTTCTTGAAATACATCCGTTCCAGGATGGCAATGGACGTTTGAGCCGTGTTCTGACTACCTTGCTTTTGCTTCGCGCCGGATATGCATACGTCCCCTATAGCTCGCTTGAAAGTGTGATCGAGCAAAGTAAGGAAGGCTACTATCTGGCCCTTCGCCAAACCCAAGGCACAATCAGAACAGAAACGCCCAACTGGCAGCCGTGGCTCGTCTTTATCTTGCGCGCACTTCAACAGCAAATGAAGCGCCTTACCAAAAAGGTCGAACGCGAAAAAATCATCCTCTCGGCAGTGCCGGAATTATCGGTGCGCATCCTGGAACATGCGCGCGAGCATGGCCGCGTCACTATTGGCGAAATGGCCAGGATCACAGGCGCAAGCCGCAATACCCTGAAAGAGCATTTCCGCCAACTACACGATGCAGGGCAGACGGTTCTGCACGGTCGTGGACGCGGTGCGTGGTATAGCCTGCGATAA
- a CDS encoding class I SAM-dependent methyltransferase, giving the protein MAIDHSLGWDNIAEQFMAARSNIGAETVLAWARDTISPGNSIIDVGCGSGVPISKVLIDGGFEVLGVDASPNLVAAFANRFPTAKVACELAQHSDFFNRKFEACVSIGLIFLLNEDDQRVVIRRIGATLKQGGRFLFTAPYEQCEWRDVLTGRESKSLGFDAYERLLLDAGLRLIGCHVDEGQNNYYDAIKPPSV; this is encoded by the coding sequence ATGGCGATTGATCATTCTCTGGGTTGGGACAACATCGCCGAGCAGTTCATGGCGGCGCGTTCCAATATAGGTGCTGAGACGGTGCTGGCTTGGGCACGAGATACCATATCACCCGGCAACTCCATCATCGATGTGGGTTGCGGATCGGGTGTGCCGATTTCTAAAGTACTAATAGATGGCGGGTTTGAAGTCCTAGGTGTCGATGCATCGCCTAATTTGGTCGCAGCATTTGCTAATCGGTTTCCCACCGCTAAGGTAGCATGCGAACTGGCACAACATAGCGACTTCTTCAACCGAAAGTTTGAAGCGTGCGTCTCCATTGGTCTGATTTTCTTGCTGAATGAAGACGATCAGCGAGTGGTCATTCGTCGAATTGGGGCAACTCTAAAACAAGGGGGGCGCTTTTTGTTCACCGCGCCGTATGAGCAATGCGAATGGCGAGACGTATTAACGGGACGAGAGTCGAAATCACTCGGTTTTGACGCTTATGAGCGACTCCTCTTAGACGCGGGACTGCGTTTAATTGGTTGTCACGTCGACGAGGGGCAGAACAATTATTATGATGCCATCAAGCCTCCCTCAGTGTGA
- a CDS encoding GNAT family N-acetyltransferase, translated as MTDAPSFKIEPLDPEKHDRAAFSCGVEAVDNFFKRTAGKLSRADNVRVFVMTDAAGTVAGFYALNAHSISYENLPPKYARTRPGHGNIPAAYISMIGRDIRFKGSGLGADLLVDCMRRIAHISEQLGIAVVILDVLDDGDAEAVVRHRAIYEGFGFQALPSQPLRLFIPAETLRKEFLT; from the coding sequence GAAGCACGATCGAGCGGCTTTTTCATGCGGTGTTGAGGCCGTAGACAATTTCTTCAAGCGAACGGCTGGCAAGCTGTCGCGCGCCGACAATGTACGCGTCTTTGTCATGACGGATGCCGCCGGCACGGTCGCAGGCTTCTATGCGCTAAATGCGCATTCGATCTCATACGAGAATCTCCCCCCCAAATACGCGCGAACACGTCCGGGTCATGGCAACATTCCTGCTGCCTATATTTCCATGATCGGTCGCGACATCCGCTTCAAAGGTTCCGGTCTGGGTGCCGACCTGCTCGTCGATTGTATGCGCCGCATCGCGCACATATCCGAACAGCTGGGCATAGCCGTGGTCATACTCGACGTCTTGGACGACGGAGATGCCGAAGCCGTCGTTCGCCACAGAGCAATCTATGAAGGTTTTGGCTTCCAGGCCTTGCCTAGTCAGCCCCTGCGGCTGTTCATCCCTGCAGAAACCTTACGGAAAGAATTCTTAACCTGA
- a CDS encoding YbaN family protein, producing MTDPHTLLRTGRLGRVLYTCLGLLFVALGLIGAMLPVMPTTIFLILAAWCFARSSPKLEGWLLDHPQFGPVLRAWRKDKAIPRKGKIMACIGMATGFAIFLFAAHPALWLMLLIGAIMVACALFVVTRPAPGVP from the coding sequence ATGACCGATCCGCATACGCTCCTCCGCACAGGCCGTCTCGGCCGCGTCCTCTATACCTGCCTCGGTCTGCTCTTCGTGGCGCTGGGGCTGATCGGCGCCATGTTGCCGGTGATGCCGACGACCATCTTCCTGATACTGGCGGCGTGGTGTTTCGCGCGGTCTTCGCCGAAGCTGGAGGGATGGCTGCTCGATCATCCGCAGTTCGGCCCGGTGCTGCGCGCGTGGCGCAAGGACAAGGCCATTCCGCGCAAGGGCAAGATCATGGCCTGTATCGGCATGGCGACGGGGTTCGCCATATTCCTCTTCGCCGCGCATCCGGCCCTGTGGCTGATGCTGTTAATCGGTGCGATCATGGTGGCTTGTGCGTTGTTTGTGGTGACCAGACCCGCTCCAGGCGTTCCGTAA
- a CDS encoding FecR domain-containing protein, translating into MISQDVTATPDTDDLFEQAAHLWLAFHNTPEDAGLRETARTWAAQSTDHAAALQAAEKVWGLTGQMPPATAHAPASVKIIPFRPTRRQIEGGAVTALAACLALAIAPTATLWLKADYRTGLGETRSLTLADGSQVQLDTNSAIAIDTFGDIRRVHLLKGRAFFAVARDKAHPFTVEAADTSVTVTGTQFDVALAPKAVDVALSEGSVNFDHKGGQNRLTPGDHLHYGRDTRTTAVTRTAVADMSAWRRGRLLIEGDRLSAIVDQIRPYHRGFIWVTDDALAHETVTGVFDLRDPAAALRVAVAPYGGRVTQISPWLIVVSGP; encoded by the coding sequence TTGATTTCACAAGATGTGACGGCAACGCCCGATACCGACGACCTGTTTGAGCAGGCCGCGCACCTGTGGCTGGCCTTTCATAACACGCCGGAGGATGCCGGACTGCGCGAGACGGCGCGGACGTGGGCGGCGCAGAGCACCGACCATGCAGCGGCGTTGCAAGCAGCAGAAAAGGTATGGGGCCTGACCGGTCAGATGCCTCCCGCTACGGCCCATGCTCCGGCCTCGGTGAAAATCATTCCCTTCCGCCCGACTCGCCGTCAGATCGAGGGGGGGGCGGTCACTGCTCTCGCTGCCTGTCTGGCGCTGGCCATAGCCCCAACGGCCACCCTGTGGCTGAAGGCCGACTACCGAACCGGCCTCGGCGAAACCCGTAGCTTGACGCTGGCCGATGGATCGCAGGTGCAACTGGATACCAACAGCGCCATCGCCATCGATACTTTCGGCGACATACGCCGCGTTCACCTGCTCAAGGGGCGCGCCTTCTTCGCCGTGGCCCGGGACAAGGCACATCCGTTCACCGTCGAGGCCGCCGATACCAGCGTAACCGTCACCGGCACGCAGTTCGATGTGGCACTGGCCCCTAAGGCCGTCGATGTTGCCCTGTCCGAAGGCAGCGTTAATTTCGACCATAAGGGCGGCCAAAATCGCCTGACGCCCGGCGACCATTTGCACTATGGCCGCGACACCCGGACGACAGCAGTCACGCGCACCGCCGTTGCCGACATGTCGGCGTGGCGGCGTGGCAGGTTGCTGATCGAAGGCGATCGCCTGTCGGCCATTGTCGATCAAATCCGCCCCTATCATCGCGGCTTCATCTGGGTAACCGACGACGCCCTCGCCCACGAAACCGTCACAGGCGTGTTCGACCTGCGCGATCCAGCTGCGGCCCTGCGCGTTGCCGTCGCCCCATATGGCGGCCGCGTAACGCAGATTTCGCCGTGGCTGATCGTCGTTTCGGGACCCTAA
- a CDS encoding type II toxin-antitoxin system RelB/DinJ family antitoxin yields MAHTSMLHVRIDDELKIRAAEKLSALGLTVSDAVRILLTRIAREGGLPTGLTAPSESYDVWFRAMVQEALDDTRTPLPHQQVMDDVQTLIDRKRRVAKA; encoded by the coding sequence ATGGCACACACGTCTATGCTGCATGTCCGAATAGATGATGAACTCAAAATACGCGCGGCTGAAAAGCTATCCGCCCTTGGGCTTACCGTGTCCGATGCTGTGCGGATCTTGCTAACCCGCATAGCAAGGGAGGGAGGCCTTCCCACCGGTCTGACCGCCCCTTCGGAATCCTATGACGTCTGGTTCCGCGCCATGGTACAGGAGGCACTTGATGATACGCGGACGCCGCTGCCTCATCAGCAGGTCATGGATGACGTTCAAACCCTAATCGACCGGAAGCGCCGTGTCGCTAAAGCTTGA
- a CDS encoding TonB-dependent receptor domain-containing protein, translating into MTFPIRVTALALLLATTSPLGFAVAAHAQIQKETAPQINRRFDIPSQPLASALTRFGDQADMQVTVDTALVARLKSRAVSGQLAPEAALTRLLAGTGLVWRHAGPRAVVLEKAPSSTGALSLGTIRVEGANGGGTTGIAGTYAEDEAPEGRADRVYSRPSSTAEIQRETLERFRGTSVGDMIKGVAGVTAGDPRSANALDVNIRGIQGQSRIPVIIDGTQSGLDTYRGYAGQAQRSYLDPDLISSVTITKGPSLEANASGAIGGTVSMDTLKPADILREGKTQGLRIRTGVSDASTKDLPPYDGFQSEDRNDITDPGSWFFNIAAARTGERFDVVAAYARRENGNYFAGKDGYDRFPQTARTVAPLNPANAEVFNTSSDSESILLKGTWRIDDFQTLEAGYRRYDGEQGEIMASQILRVNRQRVPQWEPGQIKLDSYNLRYRYRPQNDLIDLKANLWLTRAESLMYNGLTGVTPWFIAHHTEWFDGPTFNTEEGYRAAYWNELSIEKTGGDVTNTSRLFTDAGQFDFTYGASFTNEDIRPGPNSPILFEDLINNRYLKNARRHEYSLIGAVKWLPTEKIELELGVRYNHVKIVDRNRDADVLTEAVIGRYRDTQLRGPNPANPNALINIQRVYWYPDAQGNFTEASLRASAYERGIVGDITGWTTYTAGAAQNLVAATSWTWTTPIQRTHDAVMPSLSASYRFDNGVLVYAKYAEGVKLPSLFESTLGLFTAAKPTDDLRPERNKSWELGVSGLRRDLFRTGDRASLKIAYFDTRIKDLITRDYRSISAGLIRNVDSFNVTGIELQGGYDTGKLFAELSAHHYFKAETCAPDIAAERRQYGKDRKIADLLNTPDCAEGGFEGSYTNTQNPPKYNVNLTLGARLFDKRLTVGTRAVYNSGPISKLDQEWNVGLSAIQQLYHQATIIDAFTSYKLNDQMAVDLNIDNLTDEYYLDPLSLAVVPAPGRTVRLALTYRY; encoded by the coding sequence ATGACTTTTCCGATCCGCGTCACGGCGCTGGCCCTGCTGCTGGCCACCACCTCGCCGCTGGGCTTTGCCGTCGCCGCCCATGCCCAAATCCAGAAGGAGACCGCGCCCCAAATCAACCGTCGTTTCGACATTCCGTCTCAGCCACTGGCTTCGGCCCTGACGCGCTTCGGCGATCAGGCCGACATGCAGGTGACGGTGGATACCGCATTGGTTGCCAGGTTGAAATCGCGCGCCGTGTCGGGGCAATTGGCTCCCGAGGCCGCCCTGACCCGCCTGCTGGCCGGCACCGGGCTTGTATGGCGTCACGCCGGGCCACGCGCCGTCGTGCTTGAAAAAGCCCCGTCTTCGACAGGCGCCCTATCGCTGGGCACCATCCGCGTCGAAGGCGCAAACGGCGGCGGCACAACAGGAATCGCCGGCACCTATGCCGAGGATGAGGCCCCCGAAGGTCGCGCCGATCGCGTCTATTCGCGCCCCAGTTCGACCGCCGAAATCCAACGCGAGACGCTGGAGCGCTTTCGTGGCACCTCGGTCGGCGACATGATCAAGGGCGTCGCCGGGGTGACGGCGGGCGATCCGCGCTCGGCCAACGCGCTCGACGTCAATATCCGCGGCATTCAGGGCCAGAGCCGCATCCCCGTCATCATCGACGGCACGCAGTCGGGTTTGGACACTTATCGCGGCTATGCCGGTCAGGCCCAGCGCAGCTATCTCGATCCCGACCTGATCAGCAGCGTCACCATCACCAAGGGCCCCAGCCTCGAAGCCAATGCCTCGGGCGCGATCGGCGGCACGGTCAGCATGGACACGCTGAAGCCCGCCGACATCCTGCGCGAAGGCAAGACGCAGGGCCTGCGTATCCGAACCGGCGTTTCGGATGCCTCGACCAAAGACCTGCCACCTTATGACGGCTTCCAGAGCGAAGACCGAAACGACATCACCGATCCCGGGAGTTGGTTCTTCAACATCGCTGCCGCCCGCACCGGCGAGCGTTTTGACGTGGTCGCCGCCTATGCCCGCCGCGAGAACGGCAACTATTTCGCAGGTAAAGACGGCTATGACCGTTTTCCGCAAACCGCTCGCACCGTCGCCCCGCTGAACCCGGCCAATGCCGAGGTATTCAATACCTCCAGTGACTCCGAGTCGATCCTCCTCAAAGGCACGTGGCGGATCGACGATTTTCAGACGCTGGAGGCCGGCTACCGCCGCTATGACGGCGAGCAGGGCGAGATCATGGCCTCGCAGATCCTGCGCGTGAACCGTCAGCGCGTGCCGCAGTGGGAGCCCGGCCAGATCAAGCTCGACAGCTATAATCTGCGCTATCGCTACCGCCCGCAGAACGACCTGATCGACCTGAAGGCCAATCTGTGGCTGACCAGGGCCGAGAGCCTGATGTACAACGGCCTGACCGGTGTGACGCCGTGGTTCATCGCACACCACACCGAATGGTTCGATGGCCCGACCTTCAATACCGAGGAAGGCTATCGCGCCGCTTACTGGAACGAACTGAGCATCGAAAAGACCGGAGGCGACGTCACCAACACCTCGCGCCTGTTCACCGATGCCGGACAGTTCGACTTCACCTACGGCGCATCCTTCACCAATGAAGACATCCGCCCCGGCCCAAACTCGCCCATCCTGTTCGAAGATCTGATCAATAACCGTTATCTGAAGAACGCCCGGCGCCACGAATATAGCCTGATCGGCGCGGTGAAGTGGCTGCCGACCGAGAAGATCGAGCTGGAACTGGGCGTGCGCTATAATCACGTCAAGATCGTTGATCGCAATCGCGATGCCGATGTCCTGACCGAAGCCGTCATCGGCCGCTATCGCGACACGCAGTTGCGCGGACCCAACCCGGCCAATCCGAACGCCCTGATCAACATCCAGCGCGTTTACTGGTATCCGGACGCCCAGGGCAATTTCACCGAAGCCTCGCTGCGCGCCTCCGCCTATGAGCGCGGCATAGTCGGTGACATCACCGGCTGGACCACCTATACGGCGGGTGCGGCGCAAAATCTGGTCGCGGCGACGAGCTGGACATGGACGACGCCTATCCAGCGCACCCACGACGCCGTCATGCCGTCGCTTAGCGCCAGTTACCGCTTCGACAACGGCGTGCTGGTCTATGCCAAATATGCCGAAGGCGTGAAGCTGCCCAGCCTGTTCGAATCGACGCTCGGCCTGTTCACCGCCGCCAAACCGACCGACGATCTGCGCCCGGAGCGCAACAAGAGCTGGGAGCTCGGAGTCAGCGGCCTGCGCCGCGACCTGTTCCGCACAGGTGACCGCGCCTCGCTGAAAATCGCCTATTTCGACACGCGGATCAAAGACCTGATCACCCGCGACTATCGTTCGATCTCGGCGGGCCTGATCCGCAATGTCGACAGCTTCAACGTCACCGGCATCGAGCTTCAGGGCGGCTACGACACGGGCAAGCTGTTCGCCGAACTGTCGGCGCACCACTACTTCAAGGCCGAAACCTGTGCCCCGGATATTGCCGCCGAACGTCGCCAGTACGGTAAGGATCGCAAGATCGCCGACCTGCTCAATACGCCGGACTGCGCTGAAGGCGGCTTCGAAGGCTCCTACACCAACACGCAGAACCCGCCGAAGTACAATGTCAACCTGACGCTGGGCGCGCGCCTGTTCGACAAGCGCCTGACGGTCGGCACACGCGCCGTCTACAATTCCGGCCCGATCAGCAAGCTGGATCAGGAATGGAATGTCGGCCTGTCGGCCATCCAGCAACTGTACCATCAGGCGACGATCATAGACGCCTTCACCAGCTATAAGCTCAACGATCAGATGGCCGTCGATCTCAATATCGACAACCTGACCGATGAATACTATCTCGATCCGCTGTCTCTGGCCGTCGTGCCCGCACCGGGCCGGACGGTGCGGCTGGCCCTCACCTACCGATACTAA
- a CDS encoding sigma-70 family RNA polymerase sigma factor, which yields MSPDHSLDLFLRHRKALINYARPIVGDDARAEDVVQDAWLRYVRFAEKQAFILNPSSLLYRIVRNIAIDARRRQSREVNGAGAEMVLETTAEGSAGPETATVHKDELRQVMTALKELPERTQRAFHLHRLDNLTYSQIAAELGISQGLAHSLVAAAMVHCMKRLNQKQDMEK from the coding sequence GTGAGTCCTGACCATAGCCTCGATCTGTTTCTGCGCCATCGCAAGGCGCTGATCAACTATGCACGCCCCATTGTCGGTGACGATGCGCGGGCCGAGGACGTGGTGCAGGACGCCTGGCTGCGTTATGTGCGGTTCGCCGAAAAGCAGGCCTTCATCCTTAATCCGTCGAGTCTACTGTACCGCATCGTGCGCAACATCGCCATCGACGCCCGCCGACGTCAGTCACGCGAGGTCAATGGCGCTGGCGCGGAGATGGTGCTGGAAACCACAGCCGAAGGCAGCGCCGGGCCGGAAACCGCTACGGTCCATAAGGACGAGTTACGGCAGGTGATGACGGCACTAAAAGAACTTCCCGAACGCACACAGCGCGCTTTTCACCTGCATCGCCTCGACAATCTGACCTACAGCCAGATCGCCGCCGAACTAGGCATATCGCAGGGACTGGCGCATAGTCTGGTCGCCGCGGCGATGGTTCATTGCATGAAGCGTCTGAATCAAAAACAAGATATGGAAAAATAA
- a CDS encoding TonB family protein: MVFSVLVAVTLHALPVAVALWWGLYPPIPLTVDEPAVAVEIVTLQAPPEPPSERPDGKRQVESLASRAEPRPVERVLPEMFPTDVEPLMVPPPTPRPATAIAAAPAPENTAPAAKPAPPAPLAATTPQTWHTQLLSHIERHKRYPTAARGRQGVVQVRFSMDREGRVLSSAVSRSSGSGALDRAALDTLKRASPLPKPPADIPGNPIELAFDIEFFTR; the protein is encoded by the coding sequence ATGGTGTTTAGCGTCCTTGTCGCCGTCACGCTGCACGCGCTTCCGGTTGCCGTGGCCCTGTGGTGGGGGCTGTATCCGCCGATACCGCTGACGGTAGACGAACCGGCAGTTGCTGTGGAGATTGTGACGCTTCAGGCCCCGCCGGAGCCGCCGTCCGAGCGTCCAGATGGCAAGCGTCAGGTCGAATCCCTGGCGTCTCGCGCGGAACCACGTCCGGTGGAGCGCGTGCTGCCCGAAATGTTTCCCACCGATGTCGAGCCTCTCATGGTGCCACCGCCTACGCCGCGTCCAGCCACGGCGATTGCGGCCGCGCCGGCACCGGAAAACACAGCCCCGGCAGCAAAACCGGCACCACCTGCGCCATTGGCGGCGACCACGCCCCAAACCTGGCACACGCAACTGCTCAGCCATATCGAAAGGCACAAGCGCTATCCGACAGCGGCGCGTGGCCGTCAGGGCGTGGTGCAGGTGCGCTTCAGCATGGACCGCGAGGGCCGGGTGCTGAGCAGCGCCGTGTCGCGCTCATCGGGCTCGGGCGCTCTGGACCGCGCGGCGCTCGACACGCTGAAACGCGCCAGCCCCTTGCCCAAACCGCCTGCCGACATCCCGGGCAACCCCATCGAACTGGCCTTCGACATCGAGTTTTTTACACGATGA